One Novosphingobium sp. EMRT-2 DNA segment encodes these proteins:
- a CDS encoding DUF2312 domain-containing protein → MAEEANDRLRLLIERIERLEEEKKGLNDDIKDVYNEGKAVGYDAKIMRQIVRLRKMKPDDRREMEAVLETYKAALGLG, encoded by the coding sequence ATGGCTGAAGAAGCGAACGATCGCCTGCGCCTGCTCATCGAACGGATCGAACGGCTCGAGGAGGAAAAGAAGGGCCTCAACGACGACATCAAGGATGTCTACAACGAGGGCAAGGCCGTCGGGTACGACGCCAAAATCATGCGCCAGATCGTCCGGCTTCGGAAGATGAAGCCCGACGATCGGCGCGAGATGGAAGCGGTCCTCGAAACCTACAAAGCCGCGCTGGGGCTGGGCTGA
- a CDS encoding DUF5131 family protein — translation MADGTAIEWADATINAISGCLPASPGCTNCFASTAGQRRRPNHPVNGLTRPAKADDPASHHVWTGAIRLNEEWLVKPLRWSRPRRIFWNAHGDPFFERVPYEWVDRELAVAALTPHHVHMLLTKRTARMRRYFAMPGTPERILEAAKSLPAPFGRLPDRWQWPLPNVWLGVSVEDQPRADKRREDFCSVPAAVRFVSYEPALGPVDWSGWEFVDQIIGGGESGPNARPAHPAWFQATNAFCASNGIAYFHKQWGEWAPVSHMSDETIDACYWPAPERDPEARRRCKVDQCVLHRDGQRFDGEAMFRRPAFEQGAGAMTMFRIGKKRAGRLLDGVEHSAFPEPRHGL, via the coding sequence ATGGCTGACGGCACCGCGATCGAATGGGCCGACGCCACGATCAACGCGATCAGCGGATGCCTGCCGGCCTCGCCCGGCTGCACCAACTGCTTTGCGTCGACCGCGGGCCAGCGCCGCCGCCCGAACCATCCGGTCAACGGCCTCACCCGCCCGGCCAAGGCCGACGATCCGGCATCGCACCACGTCTGGACCGGCGCGATCCGGCTGAACGAGGAATGGCTGGTCAAGCCGCTGCGCTGGTCCCGCCCGCGCCGGATCTTCTGGAACGCCCATGGCGATCCGTTCTTCGAGCGCGTTCCCTATGAATGGGTCGATCGCGAGCTCGCCGTCGCGGCCCTCACCCCGCACCACGTCCACATGCTGCTCACCAAGCGCACCGCCCGCATGCGCCGCTACTTCGCGATGCCGGGCACGCCCGAGCGCATTCTCGAGGCAGCCAAGTCCCTCCCCGCCCCCTTCGGCCGCCTCCCCGATCGCTGGCAATGGCCCCTGCCCAACGTGTGGCTGGGTGTCAGCGTCGAGGACCAGCCCCGCGCCGACAAACGCCGCGAGGACTTCTGCAGTGTCCCGGCAGCGGTGCGCTTCGTCAGTTACGAGCCCGCGCTTGGCCCCGTTGATTGGTCGGGCTGGGAGTTCGTCGACCAGATCATCGGCGGCGGCGAGAGCGGCCCGAACGCGCGGCCGGCGCATCCCGCCTGGTTTCAGGCAACCAACGCTTTTTGCGCGTCGAACGGCATAGCCTACTTCCACAAGCAATGGGGGGAATGGGCGCCGGTCTCGCATATGTCCGACGAGACGATCGACGCCTGCTATTGGCCTGCGCCCGAGCGGGATCCCGAAGCTAGGCGGCGCTGCAAGGTCGATCAGTGCGTCCTCCACCGCGATGGCCAGCGCTTCGACGGAGAGGCGATGTTCCGACGCCCGGCGTTCGAACAAGGCGCCGGCGCAATGACCATGTTTCGCATCGGCAAGAAGCGCGCCGGCCGCCTGCTCGATGGCGTCGAACACAGCGCCTTTCCGGAGCCCCGCCATGGCCTGTGA
- a CDS encoding NADPH-dependent 2,4-dienoyl-CoA reductase: protein MNAPVRYPHVFSELAIGPHRLKNRIIMGSMHTGLEDVPNAAERLAAYFVDRVKGGVGMIITGGIAPHVTGGVGAKLSEPSEVPLHRHVTDAVHAADPDVKICMQILHTGPLAGTPDCVAPSPVKSRIGAHVPRELDEAGIEEMIAAFANCSKLAQEAGYDGAEIIGSAGYLISTFLVEKTNQRTDRWGGSWENRMRFPLEVVRRVRVAVGPDFLLIFRISAMDMLQGGLAWDEVVSLAKALEAEGVDVISTHFCWHESFVPTIATMVPRAAFTQVTGRLRKELSIPLITSNRINMPDVAEAVLARGDADLVSMARPMLADPDLVNKAREGREDEINTCIGCNQACLDHTFTRQLTSCLVNARACRETEIVMRPAQKCKRIAVVGAGPAGLAFSTLAAERGHDVTLYDAAGEIGGQFNLAKRIPGKEEFHETLRYFRRMIDVHGVTLKLGTRVDAAMLADGGFDEIVIATGIAPRRPDLPGIDHSKVVRYIDVIAGRAPVGRKVAIMGAGGIGFDVAELITHQGTSAALDIDVFAREWGIDFRNHPRGGVTGVEPVVARNDREVTLMQRKATTVGKGLGRTTGWTHRLTLQRRGVRMVGGVEYLHIDDAGLHTLVEGQAVLFDVDTVIVCAGQEPARGLHDDLAAAGIRSHLVGGAFEAAELDAKRAIRQATELAMEV, encoded by the coding sequence ATGAACGCACCCGTCCGTTATCCGCACGTGTTCTCGGAACTGGCGATCGGCCCGCATCGGCTGAAGAACCGGATCATCATGGGGTCGATGCACACCGGCCTGGAAGACGTGCCGAATGCCGCCGAACGGCTCGCCGCCTATTTCGTCGATCGCGTGAAGGGTGGCGTCGGCATGATCATCACCGGCGGCATCGCGCCGCACGTTACGGGTGGCGTTGGCGCGAAACTATCCGAACCGTCCGAAGTGCCGCTGCACCGGCATGTTACCGATGCCGTCCACGCCGCTGATCCCGACGTGAAGATCTGCATGCAGATCCTCCACACCGGCCCGCTGGCCGGAACCCCGGATTGCGTCGCGCCATCGCCGGTAAAATCGCGCATCGGCGCCCATGTCCCGCGCGAACTCGACGAAGCGGGGATCGAGGAGATGATCGCCGCGTTCGCTAATTGCTCGAAGCTGGCCCAGGAAGCGGGCTACGACGGCGCCGAGATCATCGGGTCGGCGGGATACCTGATCTCCACCTTCCTCGTCGAAAAGACCAACCAGCGCACCGATCGCTGGGGCGGTTCGTGGGAAAACCGGATGCGCTTTCCGCTGGAAGTGGTGCGACGTGTGCGCGTGGCGGTTGGCCCGGACTTTCTGCTGATCTTCCGTATCTCCGCCATGGACATGCTGCAGGGCGGACTGGCGTGGGACGAGGTCGTCTCTCTGGCGAAGGCGCTGGAAGCCGAAGGCGTCGACGTCATCAGCACCCATTTCTGCTGGCATGAAAGTTTCGTGCCCACGATCGCCACGATGGTGCCGCGCGCGGCCTTCACGCAAGTGACCGGGCGGCTGCGCAAGGAACTGTCGATCCCGCTCATCACCAGCAACCGCATCAACATGCCCGATGTGGCGGAAGCCGTCCTTGCGCGGGGGGATGCCGATCTCGTTTCGATGGCCCGGCCAATGCTGGCCGATCCCGATCTGGTCAACAAGGCGCGCGAGGGGCGCGAGGACGAGATCAACACCTGCATCGGCTGCAACCAGGCCTGCCTCGACCATACCTTCACCCGCCAGCTGACCTCGTGCCTCGTCAACGCGCGCGCCTGTCGCGAAACCGAGATCGTGATGCGCCCGGCGCAAAAGTGCAAGCGGATCGCGGTGGTCGGCGCGGGGCCTGCTGGTCTCGCCTTCTCGACGCTCGCGGCGGAGCGCGGGCACGATGTCACGTTGTACGATGCGGCGGGTGAAATCGGCGGGCAGTTCAACCTCGCCAAGCGCATCCCCGGCAAGGAGGAGTTCCACGAAACTCTGCGCTATTTTCGCCGGATGATCGATGTGCACGGGGTCACGCTGAAACTGGGTACGCGCGTCGATGCCGCGATGCTGGCGGACGGCGGCTTCGACGAGATCGTGATCGCCACGGGCATCGCGCCGCGCCGCCCCGATCTGCCCGGCATCGATCATTCCAAGGTCGTGCGCTACATCGACGTGATCGCGGGCAGGGCACCGGTCGGCCGCAAGGTGGCGATCATGGGGGCGGGCGGCATCGGCTTCGATGTGGCGGAACTGATTACGCACCAGGGCACATCGGCCGCGCTCGATATCGATGTGTTCGCCCGCGAATGGGGCATTGATTTCCGCAATCATCCGCGCGGCGGGGTGACCGGGGTGGAGCCGGTCGTAGCGCGCAACGATCGCGAGGTCACGCTGATGCAGCGCAAGGCCACCACCGTGGGCAAGGGGCTGGGCCGCACCACGGGCTGGACCCATCGTCTTACGCTCCAGCGCCGGGGCGTGCGCATGGTGGGCGGCGTCGAATACCTGCATATCGACGATGCCGGGCTGCATACGCTGGTCGAAGGCCAGGCGGTGCTGTTCGATGTCGATACCGTCATCGTTTGCGCCGGCCAGGAACCGGCACGCGGATTGCACGATGACCTGGCGGCGGCAGGCATCCGCTCGCACCTAGTCGGCGGCGCCTTCGAAGCGGCGGAACTGGACGCCAAGCGCGCGATCCGGCAGGCGACCGAGCTGGCGATGGAGGTGTAA
- a CDS encoding AlpA family transcriptional regulator has protein sequence MTQLSDTMLRRPEVERQTGLSRSSIYRQMDEGSFPRPRRIGRKSVAWLASDIDAWKASRPIAEN, from the coding sequence ATGACCCAGCTGAGCGACACCATGCTGCGCCGCCCCGAAGTCGAGCGCCAGACGGGCCTTAGCCGGTCCTCGATCTACCGTCAGATGGACGAAGGCAGCTTTCCCCGTCCCCGCCGAATCGGCCGCAAGTCGGTCGCCTGGCTGGCGTCCGATATCGACGCCTGGAAGGCCTCTCGCCCCATCGCCGAAAATTAG
- a CDS encoding J domain-containing protein, translated as MTARFPLHWPHGRPRTPANERRRASFNQKVYNGRFHETRDITFKVALGRLDFELDQLDAHDVVLSTNVELRLDGRPRGTDRDPADPGAALWFTLNGKPIALACDRWNRVADNICAIAKHIEAMRGMERWGVGNLAMAFTGYEALPHRPDADAAQNDAWWIVLDVDRAASLDEIDRAWRAKMRTAHPDQGGNPEHAKRLNAARDAARKERTYHV; from the coding sequence TTGACAGCCCGCTTTCCCCTGCACTGGCCCCACGGCCGCCCGCGCACGCCGGCGAATGAGCGACGCCGCGCCAGCTTCAACCAGAAGGTCTACAACGGCCGTTTTCACGAAACGCGCGACATCACCTTCAAGGTCGCGCTCGGGCGGCTCGATTTCGAGCTCGACCAGCTCGACGCGCACGACGTCGTCCTGTCGACCAACGTCGAGCTGCGCCTCGACGGCCGCCCGCGCGGCACAGACCGGGATCCGGCCGATCCGGGCGCGGCCTTGTGGTTCACGCTGAACGGCAAGCCGATCGCCCTCGCCTGCGATCGCTGGAATCGCGTGGCGGATAACATCTGCGCGATCGCCAAGCACATCGAGGCGATGCGCGGCATGGAGCGCTGGGGCGTCGGCAACCTCGCCATGGCGTTCACCGGATACGAGGCCCTGCCCCACCGACCCGACGCCGATGCGGCGCAGAACGACGCCTGGTGGATCGTCCTCGATGTCGATCGCGCTGCCAGCCTGGACGAGATTGACCGCGCCTGGCGCGCGAAGATGCGCACGGCGCACCCCGACCAGGGCGGCAATCCGGAACACGCCAAACGCCTGAACGCCGCGCGCGACGCCGCGCGGAAGGAGCGCACCTACCATGTCTGA